CGCAGCGTGAAGGCGGGAGACGTGTTGATCATGCCGGGCCTCTCGGCAGCCAGCGAGCCGGCCATCGATCGGCTGCTCTCGCGCGACGACACGGCTCGCGGCATCGAGCTCCTCGCTCGAGCTTCCGCCAAGGGCGCGATGGTCGCGGCGTCCTGCTCGGCGACCTTCGTCCTCGCCGCGTCCGGTCTCCTCGCGGGACGGAGCGCGACGACGACGTGGTGGCTCGTGCCCGTCTTCGCGCGCCGATTCCCCGACATCCACGTGTGCGCGGACCGGATGGTCGTCGAGGCCGAAGGCGTCCTCACCGCGGGCTCGGCTTTCGCACACGCGGACTTGATGCTCGCCATCGTCTCGCGCGTGGCGAGCCCGTCGCTCGCACACCTGGTGGCTCGCTACCTGGTGCTCGACGAGCGCGCCTCACAGGCGCGCTACATGGTGTTGGAGCACCTCCGCACCTCGGACCCAGCGCTGCGAGCGATGGAGCGCTTCATCGCCACGAACCTCGATCGACAGCTCACGCTCGACGAGCTCGCTCGTGCCGCTCGGCTCTCGACGCGCACGCTCGCACGGCGGGTCCAGGCCGGCCTCGGCATGACTCCGATCGAGCTCGTGCAGCGCAGGCGCGTGGCCCACGCTGCGCACCTCCTCGAGACGACCCGGGAGTCGGTAGACGAAGTAGCCGCGAGGGTGGGCTACTCCGACGCTGCCGCGTTTCGACGGGTGTTCCGACGCTACGTCGGCGAGACCCCGCGGGGACGGCCCGTTGCGACGCGCTCCAGTCCAGAAGACGATTGAGCGCTACTTCGGCGCAGCGCGGGAGCGCATTGCAGGGACGACCGCCACGGCCTTCCCATCGCTCCCGGCGCGCTCGCCGCTCACGAACGCTGCATATTCGGCCGACTCGACGCCGTAGAGCGCGACACATCCGGTCCCGTCGCTGTGAACGCCCCAGCCGTACCTCTTGCCGAGGTCGGAGGCGCGAAGGCACGCCTGCCCCTTGGAGAAGAACGCTCGCCGGGCCTCTTCGCGGTCCTGCTGCCGGATGCCGTTCCGATCCGCGTAGACCGTGAAGATCACGTCGTCCGAGGTGTAGCGGTACGGGTTCTCGCGAATCATCCGGTAGGTTCGGAGCGCGATCGAGGGG
The Vulgatibacter incomptus DNA segment above includes these coding regions:
- a CDS encoding GlxA family transcriptional regulator is translated as MLLDGVSDGSLGVGLDVVGTAAQLAEAGLAAGPIRATSLRQRVVSLDGRPVRSGTGRSVAVDGALSVRSVKAGDVLIMPGLSAASEPAIDRLLSRDDTARGIELLARASAKGAMVAASCSATFVLAASGLLAGRSATTTWWLVPVFARRFPDIHVCADRMVVEAEGVLTAGSAFAHADLMLAIVSRVASPSLAHLVARYLVLDERASQARYMVLEHLRTSDPALRAMERFIATNLDRQLTLDELARAARLSTRTLARRVQAGLGMTPIELVQRRRVAHAAHLLETTRESVDEVAARVGYSDAAAFRRVFRRYVGETPRGRPVATRSSPEDD
- a CDS encoding DUF6157 family protein, whose product is MGTTNYVDTFIAIAPDSAADRGIAPREAENPSIALRTYRMIRENPYRYTSDDVIFTVYADRNGIRQQDREEARRAFFSKGQACLRASDLGKRYGWGVHSDGTGCVALYGVESAEYAAFVSGERAGSDGKAVAVVPAMRSRAAPK